The genomic DNA CAGCAAAGCGAACCATTGGCATAAGCATTCCAGCAGCCATGAAACCGCCTACACCAGTGAGAGTGTAGTTTAAGAATTGACGTCTAGATACACGATGTTTGCTCATACTTTTCCCCCCTCTATTATGAAGTTGAGTCCAACGGACATAATTCAACACATTATAAAACTAGGACATAACCATGATATATCAAGATGTAAGCGAGGTCAATATAATACTTTGACCAAACGTTGTCAACTGTGTGACTAATATCTCATTTTATACATCTTCTTGCCATTTTTGCATGAACAATTGTAAGAGTTGTTTTACTTGGTCCTCTAAAATATTGTTTCTAGCTCCCTCATCCATAGCAGCTAATGGTATGGAGGGTAGCCAAATTAGACCTGCTTTTAATTCCCCTTCCAATGATTTCCAAACACTATCTGATGTGACAAAGAAAACATGTTTAAATCCATTATCAAAAAGCTCTTTCTCCCAAACAGCAGCTTCTTC from Robertmurraya sp. FSL R5-0851 includes the following:
- a CDS encoding YpiF family protein → MKWVSQDMDMFLGAREYVDTAVLPLYPVSFGNDIKQSVAMTEFIQLLTIPLERQFKGRMIMLPGHSYLKNKSKEKLIEEAAVWEKELFDNGFKHVFFVTSDSVWKSLEGELKAGLIWLPSIPLAAMDEGARNNILEDQVKQLLQLFMQKWQEDV